Within the Vicinamibacterales bacterium genome, the region CGAAGGGCGTGATGCTGTCGCACGCCAACCTGCTGTCCAACGTGATCGCCGGGCACACGGTCGTCGCCGTCGACGAGCAGGACGTGTCCTTGTCGTTCCTGCCGCTCAGCCATTCCTTCGAGCGGACGGTCTCGTACGTCTACCTCGCCTTCGGCGTCACGATCGTCTTTGCCGAGTCGCTCGAGACCGTCGGGCGCGACCTGCCGATCGTGCGCCCGACGGTGATGACGGCGGTGCCGCGGGTCTACGAGAAGTTCCAGGCGCGCATTCTGGAGCGGGGGCAGGCGCTGCCGCAGCCGCGCCGCACGCTGTTTCACTGGGGCGTGCGCGTGGCGCGCGCGCGCGGCCGTGCCGGCGCGCCCGAGCGGCCGGTCGGCGGCGTGCTGGCGGTCGAGTCCGCGCTGGCGGATCGTCTGGTGTTCTCGAAGATCCGTCAGAGCGTCGGCGGCCGGCTCCGCTGTCTGGTCTCCGGCAGCGCGCCGCTGCCGGTGGACGTCGCGCAGTTCTTCGCCGGCATCGGCCTGCCGATCACAGAAGGCTACGGCCTGACCGAGACCGCGCCGATCGTCACGGCCAACCCGATGGGGAAGCCGCGCATCGGCACCGTCGGCCGGGCGCTCCCGGGGGTGGAAGTCCGCATCGCGGACGACGGCGAAGTGCTGGTCCGCGGCCCCAATGTGATGATCGGCTACTACCGCAAGCCGGAGGACACCGCCGCCGTGCTGCGCGACGGCTGGTTCCACACTGGAGACGTCGGCACGCTCGACGCCGACGGCTATCTGACGATCACCGATCGCAAGAAGGATCTCCTGGTCACCTCCGGCGGCAAGAAGATCGCGCCGCAGCCGATCGAGGCGGTGCTGAAGCGCAGTCCGCTCATCGCGGAAGCGGTGGTGCTCGGCGATCGCCGCCGCTTCGCCTGCGCGCTGATCGTCCCGAACTTCGCCGCGCTCGA harbors:
- a CDS encoding long-chain fatty acid--CoA ligase gives rise to the protein MNDEVEPPPPLTTLADLPFHVLGRFPRPMLVGQVRQGTIAGQSTRDWFDQVRDVSLGLEALGIGRGDRVVIMSESRPEWLVADMAILTRGAVTVPVYSTLTAAQAKYIVEDAGARIAFVSTREQLEKLQRVRHELPALEAIVTFEPSDVPSPTVLPLEAVAERGHARLMGEWGVGREFRDRAKEIRPGDLATIIYTSGTTGTPKGVMLSHANLLSNVIAGHTVVAVDEQDVSLSFLPLSHSFERTVSYVYLAFGVTIVFAESLETVGRDLPIVRPTVMTAVPRVYEKFQARILERGQALPQPRRTLFHWGVRVARARGRAGAPERPVGGVLAVESALADRLVFSKIRQSVGGRLRCLVSGSAPLPVDVAQFFAGIGLPITEGYGLTETAPIVTANPMGKPRIGTVGRALPGVEVRIADDGEVLVRGPNVMIGYYRKPEDTAAVLRDGWFHTGDVGTLDADGYLTITDRKKDLLVTSGGKKIAPQPIEAVLKRSPLIAEAVVLGDRRRFACALIVPNFAALERRLKDLGRPPAERDELVQRADVVALYDEVIEALNRDLSQFERIKKVRLLPREFTIDSGELTPTLKVRRKTVEQNWRAAIDELYGA